Proteins encoded by one window of Nodosilinea sp. PGN35:
- a CDS encoding O-antigen ligase family protein, whose translation MPEDALPPKVQDPSDGTLLALLLAAFYAIFTLLPGSSTLIVAWPWVFLWQVGLTLPLLWLLWQLWHRPLKKLGNGFDWVALLAVVGLVVSTLGAEFPAQARWYGWAAVGAIATVYALGGWLRYPQRFYPLLRFQGYLGVAFILLSLALWTTQIYQPELARLAALQSYGVEQAFDLGLTSLRNWQPIGHQNYVAGYLVLVLPLLAGLAWSDRGWQRWLWLAGLGLGLLTLYTTSSRGGWLALMVTGLMAVGISLLYNRLPRPLALAIGGTALGLGILGIVANPRLRQVLSSLSQGNFAGGELSYRVVTNATGWHMGWSHPLTGVGPGAVPLVYQNYRPHWAGRDAELQFQLHSTPAQLWGELGIWGILVPLALGGVLAVLTLRWMRRGAQATPAGLPPVLVWSLLAGLFAFGLVGLTDYQLDIPAIAGTLALYLAVLARAFYPISTTEDVALAPGRHRWLAGAGLGLTLAMTLWLVPTHRAWGTASSGFSALTAEPADIDRFANRLEQAHTLAPWEPYYPYQLGYHLGNFALQSGDNPPLRQVLLDDAIAWFQTGNQAVPYQEFGHSNLGWLQVENGQFEEAQASFRQAIALVPAKMGVCFGLGFACLRTGDRDCATAALTLEAIRHPALITSPLWRVEGFAEVYPAVLDQVEQRYGTLLQQADDPTFTGFLHQARGSLRWWRGDLAGAREDWQIGGGDLQQGFLNLAGGQPVDVTPWPETPAKYAILAWQTPDQRPALLERAWVTQPEDIDDLAQALPEPQVIAQLVASMEAATDFTDWLQRTAPSWQPRSQRLGFGVLSRHIDGPNPSDFLPRVENIPVVQFFEPLFTSPVFLPALDRALETYQVGLRSQ comes from the coding sequence ATGCCCGAGGATGCCCTACCCCCCAAGGTTCAAGATCCCAGCGATGGCACCCTGCTGGCGCTGCTGCTAGCGGCGTTCTACGCCATCTTCACCCTCCTGCCCGGCAGCAGCACCCTGATTGTGGCGTGGCCCTGGGTATTTTTGTGGCAGGTAGGGCTGACCCTGCCCCTGCTGTGGCTGCTGTGGCAACTGTGGCACCGCCCGCTCAAAAAACTGGGGAATGGGTTTGACTGGGTGGCCCTGCTGGCCGTGGTTGGGCTAGTAGTGTCTACCCTGGGGGCAGAATTTCCGGCCCAGGCCCGGTGGTACGGATGGGCGGCGGTGGGGGCGATCGCCACCGTCTACGCCCTCGGCGGCTGGCTCCGCTATCCCCAACGTTTCTACCCTCTGCTGCGGTTTCAGGGCTACCTGGGTGTGGCCTTTATTTTGCTCAGCCTGGCGTTGTGGACGACGCAGATCTATCAGCCCGAGCTGGCGCGGCTAGCGGCGCTCCAGAGCTACGGGGTAGAACAGGCTTTTGACCTTGGGCTCACCAGCCTGCGCAACTGGCAGCCCATTGGCCACCAAAACTACGTGGCGGGCTACCTGGTGCTGGTGCTGCCGCTACTGGCGGGGCTGGCCTGGAGCGATCGCGGCTGGCAGCGCTGGCTGTGGTTGGCGGGCCTGGGGCTCGGTTTGCTCACCCTCTACACCACCAGCTCGCGCGGCGGCTGGCTGGCGCTGATGGTCACCGGGTTGATGGCGGTGGGCATTTCTCTGCTCTACAACCGGCTGCCCCGGCCCCTGGCCCTGGCTATCGGTGGCACCGCGTTGGGCTTGGGCATCTTGGGCATCGTCGCTAACCCCCGACTGCGGCAGGTGCTGAGCAGCCTCTCCCAGGGCAATTTTGCCGGGGGAGAACTGTCCTACCGGGTGGTGACCAACGCGACCGGGTGGCACATGGGCTGGAGCCATCCCCTGACCGGGGTGGGGCCGGGCGCGGTGCCCCTGGTCTACCAAAACTATCGGCCCCACTGGGCGGGGCGCGATGCCGAGCTACAGTTTCAGCTGCACAGCACCCCGGCCCAGCTCTGGGGCGAGTTGGGAATTTGGGGGATACTGGTACCCCTGGCGCTGGGGGGAGTGCTGGCGGTGCTGACGCTGCGGTGGATGCGGCGAGGCGCACAGGCTACCCCCGCCGGGCTGCCCCCGGTGCTGGTGTGGAGCCTGCTGGCGGGGCTGTTTGCCTTTGGGCTGGTGGGCCTGACCGACTACCAGCTCGACATTCCGGCGATCGCAGGCACCCTGGCCCTCTACCTGGCCGTGCTCGCCCGCGCCTTTTACCCCATCTCCACAACCGAGGACGTTGCCCTAGCCCCTGGCCGCCACCGCTGGCTGGCCGGAGCTGGGCTGGGCCTGACTCTGGCCATGACCCTCTGGCTGGTGCCCACTCACCGCGCCTGGGGCACCGCCAGCAGCGGCTTCTCGGCCCTGACAGCAGAACCCGCCGACATCGATCGCTTTGCCAACCGGCTGGAGCAGGCCCACACCTTAGCTCCCTGGGAGCCGTATTATCCCTACCAGCTGGGCTACCACCTGGGCAACTTTGCCCTGCAATCGGGCGACAACCCGCCCCTGCGCCAGGTGCTGCTCGACGATGCGATCGCCTGGTTTCAGACCGGCAACCAGGCGGTGCCCTACCAGGAGTTTGGCCATTCCAACCTGGGCTGGCTTCAGGTCGAAAACGGCCAGTTCGAGGAAGCCCAGGCGTCGTTTCGGCAGGCGATCGCCCTGGTGCCCGCCAAAATGGGGGTCTGCTTTGGCCTGGGGTTTGCCTGCCTGCGAACCGGCGATCGCGACTGCGCCACCGCAGCCCTCACCCTGGAGGCCATCCGCCATCCTGCCCTGATCACGAGCCCCCTGTGGCGAGTGGAAGGCTTTGCCGAGGTTTACCCAGCCGTGCTCGACCAGGTTGAACAGCGCTACGGCACACTGCTCCAGCAGGCCGACGATCCCACGTTTACTGGCTTTTTGCACCAGGCCAGGGGCAGCCTGCGCTGGTGGCGCGGCGATTTGGCCGGGGCACGCGAAGATTGGCAAATCGGTGGCGGCGATCTCCAGCAGGGCTTTCTCAATCTTGCGGGCGGCCAGCCCGTAGATGTCACCCCCTGGCCTGAAACCCCGGCCAAGTACGCGATTCTTGCCTGGCAAACCCCCGATCAGCGCCCGGCACTGCTGGAACGGGCCTGGGTGACTCAGCCTGAAGATATTGACGACCTGGCCCAGGCTCTGCCAGAGCCCCAGGTAATCGCCCAGCTGGTCGCCAGTATGGAGGCCGCCACCGACTTTACCGACTGGCTCCAGCGCACGGCACCCAGCTGGCAGCCCCGCAGCCAGCGCCTGGGCTTTGGGGTGCTCAGCCGCCACATCGACGGGCCCAACCCGTCAGACTTTTTGCCTCGAGTGGAAAATATCCCCGTGGTGCAGTTCTTTGAACCGCTGTTTACCTCACCGGTATTTCTGCCCGCCCTGGATAGAGCTTTGGAAACCTACCAGGTGGGGCTGCGATCGCAGTAG